Part of the Anopheles gambiae chromosome 3, idAnoGambNW_F1_1, whole genome shotgun sequence genome is shown below.
ttgttGATGTCGTCCTCCTTGTTGTTGAGCAGGTTTTCCGGCAGCTTGAAGCTGGTGCCGATTTTGCGCCGCAACGTCGGTGCCGTCCCATTGCCCGTTCCCATTGCTCCGCCAGTACCACCCGAGCCCGCCGTACCGTTCACACCGTCCGTCGAACCGGTCGGTCCGATGCCGCAGCTGAAATCGCTCGGATACATCCCGATCAGCTGCGCCTCCTCGCGCTTGATCTGCTGCAGCTGGCTGTACTTTTCGTTCAGTCGCTTTTCCAGCTCCTGCTTGCGCAGCTTCAGCTGCTCGTACTTTTGGCTAGCCGGGCTTTTGTCCTTCCCCGCGACCGGCGTGCCCGTGGTGgaggtgttggtgttggtggtggtagtgccaACCATTGCTTCCTTTCCCGGTGGCTGCTGTTGGGGGCTTCCCAGCAGCGCCCCGGTCGCATGCTTCGCATCCATCACTACCGTTCCCATGGTTGCGGTCGCCGTGCCGTTTGCTTTCGATGTCGAAGCGATCGGTGTGGTGGTTTCGTGTGGTGTGGCAGCAgtgtgctgatgatggtgatggtgctgatgctgatgggtTTGGTTCCCGAAAAAGGGCTGCTGTTTCACTTTCGCATCACCCAtcgtttgcacacacacaggcagacACACGCGCAGACAGGGTTTATCACCGATTAGACCCGGCGGGACCTAATTCGATGATAACCGTCCGCCTAGGGCAGTCACGCTCGTGctggaaaaaatacaaatgcCTCGTTGCTACTTTTGACAccgtcttctttttcttctccgtCGCTCTCTTTGTGGCAGTTGGTTGCGTTGTCTCTGTCCTCCTATCTACCCCTAGGTTCAGGGGCTGTTTTGTTCGCACtcgtttgttcgttcgttAGCTCGCGCCGCCGTCGATCGTGAATCATTCATTTGCGCATGCAATCCGTCAAACCAAGACAACCTGCGCGACACCCTATGCTGCTCCCTCTCCGCGTCAAACCGACCGCATCGGCGGTCGCGTGAAGGAAGCTTGCGGTAactgcactgctgctgctgctgctcgttcgCTCATATCGTTTTCTGTCGTTGCTGAATCATACATTTTCATTCGAACCttcccaccatcatcatcatcatggtcGTGGTTTCGTCGAGCAAGGGTCCCGCTCCTCGTCACTGAGTGCTCGACCGTCGATAAGGCACGGATTCCGCCACCAAGCTGGCGCATCGCTTCACAGCATGAACTTCTTCACACGTTCGGTGCcctaaaatgcaaacattaaagagaaagaaaagtcactcacacacatacccacacacacacgcttcgTTACTAGCTATGATGGTCTATGCGTGCAAGGCAGCGATTTTGGGCAGCGCTGCCTATGAGTGTTTTATCGTGTAAAATATCTACCGTAACATCGGGCATCTTCCGCAGCGCCTGCTGTGTTGCGAACCGTTGCATTTCGTTGCCGTTCTTGTTGCCGcccctgttgctgctgtcacTTTCTGTGTGCTGcgcggtttttttgtgtttttttgtacagcGATGAAGGGGGAAATTTCTCCCCGTTTGCCGATGACTCAAACGAGGGGGCGCGTTGTCTTCTTTTCACTTGCGAATCCTTGTGCCCTGCTCGATGGGCAACAGTGcaggcagaaaaaaacagcgatCGCCCTGCACGGTGGCGCCTCCGGGTGTTTGGGGCTATCACacgaagaacaagaagaagcaaaagaaaacgcCCCGCTGgcgatccacacacacacccgcgtCCTCCGTTCGCCAAGGGGGGGGAGGTATTTAAGTACGGAAATTTATTTGCATTCGCAAGTTTCCCGTTCCGCTTCGCTTTCTTCACCAAGCTATTATAGCTTCTTTTTTCCACGATCACCCGCGTCTCACTAGATCCACCAGCGATCGCagcacacgctcacacaaCACTGTCCCTGGCCACCCCCTCTCCACCAACTGTGTCCCTTCTTTGGACTCCGCAACACCCCAGCGAGGTCAGCACTTTAACTCACTCACGGCGCTCTTCTCTGCTTTGCCGAGCGATGACGGTGGGCCACACAGCGccaagcagcagaagaagaagccacTTTGTTGTAACAGGAACGAACGCAAcaccaaagaaagaaaaaaaaaggccaacCACGCACACGGTCACAAACAGAGGAAAAGAGGGCCCGTACTGCACACCTTACACGTGCCACCGAGCGCCAGTAAAACGAGGTTCGAACAGATTAAACGCAAACCGAACGCAACTAAagtaaataacaataaaatgaaaattaggACGAGCGGAGGAGCTGCCCCGAAACAATCAACGCGCTGTGGAATTTTTGTACATTAACGtgcccgtgtgtgcgtgtgtattccGAGGGTGCGTGTTGTGCTTCACGCACACCAATGCAGCGTAGAGCGCACAGTGGGATGGCGTGCTGGACAGTGACACAAACAAGCATTATGACAGCTCAGCAAAAAGGTGCTTGTTAAGCCGTGGCCAAACACAGGATTGTGAAAAAcagttacagggtttcacactttatctcaagacagcggaaccccttcccgaatctgtcttagccaaagcaaagactgcggtatgatgcttgaaatcgttgatgatacctgaaaacgttgatgatacctgaattcatcggatgcaatgctgaatctgcggcacatttctcgaaacacactggtccgcgccgaggacatgcggtcgaatatttttttacacggataacctttgtgtacatcagtctattagaaacactcaattatccttttcatttttaccaaaaaaagacaatttaataaaatgagtgaatgcatatttgtttaattaaaatatttacaagtgttaagaaagtagtttgaactgtttaaataatcttttttggtaaaaacacgaaaaaataattcactgttttcagtacactgatgtacacaaaggttatccgtgtaaaaaaatattggaccgcatgtcctcggcgcggaccagtgtgttttgagaaatgtgccgcagattcagcattgcatccgatgaattcaggtatcatcaacgttttcaagcatcataccgcagtcttggctttggctaagacagattcgggaaggggtcctgcggtcttgagataaagtgtgaaaccctgtaattgtTTAATTGATTAATATGACACTAAAATAcgcaaaatttaaatattttaaaatgacaaaaatggataaatatttttccaacatttttaaacagtcgttaatttggtttttgaaatgaaaattctCTCTTTCATTACCAAACCAACTGCTGTGACCGAGGCTTAATCGGTCGTAAACAATCACAGCAGTTCCAAAGTTCAGTTATTCCCACTGACCCAACAGTGGCCGGATGGTTTCACTCTGCACGAGCAGATCCGGGGGTCAACGACATGGCGCTGAAAGGATTAAAGGTGATCGAGTTCGTCGGGCTGGCCCCGGGACCGTTCTGTGGCATGCTGCTGGCCGACTTTGGCGCCACCGTTACGCGGATTGACATGGTACCGTGTGTGACCccgccacaacacacacatacagatcTCATAATAAAGCAACCTCTTCCACACTCTCCTTCCACAGAACCCACGTAACTCGCTGGACGTACTGCAGGGCGGCAAACGGTCGCTCGCCCTAAACCTGAAGCAACCGAAAGCGATCAACGTGGTCCGTTCGCTGTGCAGCAGTTCGGACGTGCTAATTGAGCCGTTCCGTCCGGGTGTGATGGAAAAGTTCGGTCTCGGACCGACCGTCCTACTATCGGACAATCCACGGCTCGTATACGCTCGGCTGACGGGGTTCGGCCAGACAGGCACCCATGCGGCCCGTGCTGGCCACGACCTAAACTATGTTGCCCTTTCGGGGGTGCTGTCGATGCTGGGAAGGAAAGAgaacaaaccaacagcacCTATCAATCTGCTGGCGGACTTTGCCGGCGGTGGGCTGATGTGTGCGTTCGGCATTTTGGCGGCGCTCGTCGAGCGGCACCACTCGGGCAAGGGGCAGATAGTGGATCACGCGATGGTGGAAGGGGCGGCGTACGTTGGCAGCTGGCTGTACCGTTCGCAAAGTTTACCCGTTTGGGGTAAGGCGCGCGGCGAGAACATTCTCGACGGTGGAGCCCACTTCTACGACACGTACGAAACGAAGGACGGCAAATTCGTGTCCGTTGGAGCTATTGAGAACAAATTTTACCGGTTGCTGCTGGAGGGACTTGGGTTGGATCCGGATTTGCCACAGtttgaggaggaggagcagagACGGCAACTGTTCGAGACCACGTTCCGGACGAAAACGCGTGACGAGTGGATGAAAATCTTCAACGGCAAGGATGCGTGCGTCTTTCCCGTGCTAACGCCGGACGAGGTGGAAACTTATAAGCACAATCGCGAGCGGAACGTGTTCGTCGACAACCGGCAGTCGGAGAGCGATGTGCTGGTGCCCACGCCAGCACCGAAGCTAAGCCGTACGCCGGCCCGTTCCGGTGCGACTGCGGTGGAACGGGGCGAGCTGGAAATGGCGGAAGAAATACTGGGCGAAATCGGCATCGATCGAGAGGAACTGGTTAAATTGTACGAAGACGACATTCTACTGCTTTCCAACAGACCAAAGA
Proteins encoded:
- the LOC1277563 gene encoding alpha-methylacyl-CoA racemase, encoding MALKGLKVIEFVGLAPGPFCGMLLADFGATVTRIDMNPRNSLDVLQGGKRSLALNLKQPKAINVVRSLCSSSDVLIEPFRPGVMEKFGLGPTVLLSDNPRLVYARLTGFGQTGTHAARAGHDLNYVALSGVLSMLGRKENKPTAPINLLADFAGGGLMCAFGILAALVERHHSGKGQIVDHAMVEGAAYVGSWLYRSQSLPVWGKARGENILDGGAHFYDTYETKDGKFVSVGAIENKFYRLLLEGLGLDPDLPQFEEEEQRRQLFETTFRTKTRDEWMKIFNGKDACVFPVLTPDEVETYKHNRERNVFVDNRQSESDVLVPTPAPKLSRTPARSGATAVERGELEMAEEILGEIGIDREELVKLYEDDILLLSNRPKM